The following are from one region of the Ornithorhynchus anatinus isolate Pmale09 chromosome X1, mOrnAna1.pri.v4, whole genome shotgun sequence genome:
- the LOC103171501 gene encoding serine protease inhibitor Kazal-type 6-like codes for MKVEKLPPHPHPGNYINSHRVSVSTHILEDTSWKTHSTPSFTMMIAGKILLLTVALICFSDAAVKPVVKTAEPVVMCPMNFDPVCGTDGVTYSNSCALGIASRKSGGKIKMKHKGSCRNQGGSV; via the exons ATGAAGGTGGAGaaacttcccccccacccccaccccgggaatTATATAAATTCCCACAGGGTCTCAGTCAGCACCCACATCTTGGAAGACACATCTTGGAAGACACACTCAACTCCTTCCTTCACCATGATGATCGCCGGCAAAATCCTTCTCCTCACTGTGGCCCTTATCTGTTTCTCAG ATGCTGCTGTCAAACCTGTGGTAAAG ACAGCAGAACCAGTCGTCATGTGTCCAATGAATTTTGATCCAGTGTGTGGTACTGATGGAGTGACCTACAGTAATAGCTGTGCTCTTGGAATAGCAAGCCG gaaAAGTGGCggaaaaattaaaatgaagcaTAAAGGCAGCTGCCGAAACCAAGGAGGTTCTGTTTAG